One part of the Arabidopsis thaliana chromosome 1 sequence genome encodes these proteins:
- a CDS encoding Sterile alpha motif (SAM) domain-containing protein (Sterile alpha motif (SAM) domain-containing protein; CONTAINS InterPro DOMAIN/s: Sterile alpha motif homology (InterPro:IPR010993), Sterile alpha motif, type 1 (InterPro:IPR021129); BEST Arabidopsis thaliana protein match is: Sterile alpha motif (SAM) domain-containing protein (TAIR:AT3G07170.1); Has 6230 Blast hits to 4024 proteins in 371 species: Archae - 0; Bacteria - 343; Metazoa - 2415; Fungi - 962; Plants - 639; Viruses - 147; Other Eukaryotes - 1724 (source: NCBI BLink).) codes for MSEGSRRSRVTITLGRSGQVVNRAASDIDDGYELPRVGTKRSVKERLGNPLDSSVYGGEEVVSKRQRGEASFSGNDLQISRNDLRFKLMQKNAQRRAQSDEGCTMDLREKLSRSEQPPRSLDTRPRMAEPRDRPLSSSRTARGSSQMISSSSSHPAWALEDLRRRSPERFVDTSRGRSPPRNAGSFIGIPREPSPPRNGRRMIGSARDRSPPRSDGRIIGSPRDISPPRDAGRRFGPPRDQSPPRNAGRVTGSPRDRSPPRNAGRRMGPPRDQSPPRSTRSFSSNSRALSPARNMGSYMSSSQGFSPPRNPRSYMGSSRGSPPRSNIEDFHGRSRMLDNMRASPYPVRGVLNGQAPSSGAPFARPMLPPPVPNPHPLPPLSQLPPLGSIMQNSPFSVDEPLSVDGFLNSIGLGKYSLAFKREEVDMTTIKQMKESDLKDLIIPMVLSFCFLSIENN; via the exons ATGTCGGAAGGTTCGAGACGGAGTAGGGTTACTATAACTCTAGGTCGTAGCGGTCAG gtGGTGAATCGAGCTGCAAGTGATATAGATGATGGGTATGAGTTACCTAGAGTTGGGACTAAGCGGTCTGTCAAAGAGAGATTAGGGAATCCGTTAGATAGTTCTGTTTATGGTGGAGAAGAGGTGGTCAGTAAAAG GCAAAGAGGGGAAGCAAGTTTCAGTGGAAATG ATTTGCAGATCAGTCGAAATGATCTCCGATTCAAACTGATGCAAAAGAATGCCCAGAGACGAGCTCAGAGCGATGAAGGCTGCACTATGGATCTTCGTGAAAAGCTCTCAAGGAGTGAGCAGCCTCCTCGTAGCCTTGATACAAGACCTCGTATGGCTGAGCCGAGGGATCGTCCTTTATCTTCATCAAGAACTGCTCGTGGTTCCTCTCAGATGATTTCATCAAGTAGTTCGCACCCTGCATGGGCTCTGGAAGATTTACGACGAAGGTCTCCAGAGAGATTTGTGGATACTTCCAGGGGTCGATCGCCGCCAAGAAATGCTGGAAGTTTCATTGGCATTCCAAGGGAACCTTCCCCTCCAAGAAATGGTAGAAGGATGATTGGCAGTGCAAGGGATAGATCACCTCCAAGAAGTGATGGAAGGATAATTGGCAGTCCAAGGGATATATCACCTCCAAGAGATGCTGGAAGGAGATTTGGCCCTCCAAGGGATCAGTCACCGCCAAGAAATGCTGGAAGGGTAACTGGCAGTCCAAGGGATAGATCACCTCCAAGAAATGCTGGAAGGAGAATGGGCCCTCCAAGGGATCAGTCACCGCCAAGGAGCACCAGAAGCTTCAGTAGTAATTCTAGGGCTCTGTCCCCAGCTAGAAATATGGGAAGCTACATGAGTTCTTCTCAGGGTTTTTCCCCTCCTAGGAATCCTAGAAGCTACATGGGTTCTTCCAGGGGTTCTCCCCCACGTAGTAACATTGAAGATTTTCATGGACGAAGCAGGATGCTTGATAATATGAGAGCATCGCCATATCCTGTTAGAGGTGTACTAAATGGTCAAGCGCCATCAAGTGGTGCTCCTTTCGCCAGGCCAATGTTACCTCCTCCAGTCCCAAACCCACATCCATTGCCTCCATTGAGCCAGCTTCCTCCACTTGGAAGTATTATGCAGAACAGTCCCTTCTCT GTGGACGAGCCTCTATCAGTTGATGGCTTTCTAAATTCAATTGGACTTGGAAAATACTCCCTTGCCTTTAAGAGAGAGGAA GTGGATATGACCACAATAAAGCAGATGAAAGAAAGTGATCTAAAAGATCTCATCATACCAATGGtactttccttttgtttcttatcgATCGAAAACAATTGA
- a CDS encoding Sterile alpha motif (SAM) domain-containing protein (Sterile alpha motif (SAM) domain-containing protein; CONTAINS InterPro DOMAIN/s: Sterile alpha motif-type (InterPro:IPR013761), Sterile alpha motif (InterPro:IPR001660), Sterile alpha motif homology (InterPro:IPR010993), Sterile alpha motif, type 1 (InterPro:IPR021129); BEST Arabidopsis thaliana protein match is: Sterile alpha motif (SAM) domain-containing protein (TAIR:AT3G07170.1); Has 6486 Blast hits to 4294 proteins in 377 species: Archae - 0; Bacteria - 358; Metazoa - 2617; Fungi - 961; Plants - 670; Viruses - 147; Other Eukaryotes - 1733 (source: NCBI BLink).), whose translation MSEGSRRSRVTITLGRSGQVVNRAASDIDDGYELPRVGTKRSVKERLGNPLDSSVYGGEEVVSKRQRGEASFSGNDLQISRNDLRFKLMQKNAQRRAQSDEGCTMDLREKLSRSEQPPRSLDTRPRMAEPRDRPLSSSRTARGSSQMISSSSSHPAWALEDLRRRSPERFVDTSRGRSPPRNAGSFIGIPREPSPPRNGRRMIGSARDRSPPRSDGRIIGSPRDISPPRDAGRRFGPPRDQSPPRNAGRVTGSPRDRSPPRNAGRRMGPPRDQSPPRSTRSFSSNSRALSPARNMGSYMSSSQGFSPPRNPRSYMGSSRGSPPRSNIEDFHGRSRMLDNMRASPYPVRGVLNGQAPSSGAPFARPMLPPPVPNPHPLPPLSQLPPLGSIMQNSPFSVDEPLSVDGFLNSIGLGKYSLAFKREEVDMTTIKQMKESDLKDLIIPMGPRKKILQAIASLPTR comes from the exons ATGTCGGAAGGTTCGAGACGGAGTAGGGTTACTATAACTCTAGGTCGTAGCGGTCAG gtGGTGAATCGAGCTGCAAGTGATATAGATGATGGGTATGAGTTACCTAGAGTTGGGACTAAGCGGTCTGTCAAAGAGAGATTAGGGAATCCGTTAGATAGTTCTGTTTATGGTGGAGAAGAGGTGGTCAGTAAAAG GCAAAGAGGGGAAGCAAGTTTCAGTGGAAATG ATTTGCAGATCAGTCGAAATGATCTCCGATTCAAACTGATGCAAAAGAATGCCCAGAGACGAGCTCAGAGCGATGAAGGCTGCACTATGGATCTTCGTGAAAAGCTCTCAAGGAGTGAGCAGCCTCCTCGTAGCCTTGATACAAGACCTCGTATGGCTGAGCCGAGGGATCGTCCTTTATCTTCATCAAGAACTGCTCGTGGTTCCTCTCAGATGATTTCATCAAGTAGTTCGCACCCTGCATGGGCTCTGGAAGATTTACGACGAAGGTCTCCAGAGAGATTTGTGGATACTTCCAGGGGTCGATCGCCGCCAAGAAATGCTGGAAGTTTCATTGGCATTCCAAGGGAACCTTCCCCTCCAAGAAATGGTAGAAGGATGATTGGCAGTGCAAGGGATAGATCACCTCCAAGAAGTGATGGAAGGATAATTGGCAGTCCAAGGGATATATCACCTCCAAGAGATGCTGGAAGGAGATTTGGCCCTCCAAGGGATCAGTCACCGCCAAGAAATGCTGGAAGGGTAACTGGCAGTCCAAGGGATAGATCACCTCCAAGAAATGCTGGAAGGAGAATGGGCCCTCCAAGGGATCAGTCACCGCCAAGGAGCACCAGAAGCTTCAGTAGTAATTCTAGGGCTCTGTCCCCAGCTAGAAATATGGGAAGCTACATGAGTTCTTCTCAGGGTTTTTCCCCTCCTAGGAATCCTAGAAGCTACATGGGTTCTTCCAGGGGTTCTCCCCCACGTAGTAACATTGAAGATTTTCATGGACGAAGCAGGATGCTTGATAATATGAGAGCATCGCCATATCCTGTTAGAGGTGTACTAAATGGTCAAGCGCCATCAAGTGGTGCTCCTTTCGCCAGGCCAATGTTACCTCCTCCAGTCCCAAACCCACATCCATTGCCTCCATTGAGCCAGCTTCCTCCACTTGGAAGTATTATGCAGAACAGTCCCTTCTCT GTGGACGAGCCTCTATCAGTTGATGGCTTTCTAAATTCAATTGGACTTGGAAAATACTCCCTTGCCTTTAAGAGAGAGGAA GTGGATATGACCACAATAAAGCAGATGAAAGAAAGTGATCTAAAAGATCTCATCATACCAATG GGTCcaaggaagaagattcttcAGGCTATAGCGTCCCTTCCAACAAGGTAG
- a CDS encoding Sterile alpha motif (SAM) domain-containing protein produces MSEGSRRSRVTITLGRSGQVVNRAASDIDDGYELPRVGTKRSVKERLGNPLDSSVYGGEEVVSKRQRGEASFSGNDLQISRNDLRFKLMQKNAQRRAQSDEGCTMDLREKLSRSEQPPRSLDTRPRMAEPRDRPLSSSRTARGSSQMISSSSSHPAWALEDLRRRSPERFVDTSRGRSPPRNAGSFIGIPREPSPPRNGRRMIGSARDRSPPRSDGRIIGSPRDISPPRDAGRRFGPPRDQSPPRNAGRVTGSPRDRSPPRNAGRRMGPPRDQSPPRSTRSFSSNSRALSPARNMGSYMSSSQGFSPPRNPRSYMGSSRGSPPRSNIEDFHGRSRMLDNMRASPYPVRGVLNGQAPSSGAPFARPMLPPPVPNPHPLPPLSQLPPLGSIMQNSPFSVDEPLSVDGFLNSIGLGKYSLAFKREEVSVPLFSYLRAL; encoded by the exons ATGTCGGAAGGTTCGAGACGGAGTAGGGTTACTATAACTCTAGGTCGTAGCGGTCAG gtGGTGAATCGAGCTGCAAGTGATATAGATGATGGGTATGAGTTACCTAGAGTTGGGACTAAGCGGTCTGTCAAAGAGAGATTAGGGAATCCGTTAGATAGTTCTGTTTATGGTGGAGAAGAGGTGGTCAGTAAAAG GCAAAGAGGGGAAGCAAGTTTCAGTGGAAATG ATTTGCAGATCAGTCGAAATGATCTCCGATTCAAACTGATGCAAAAGAATGCCCAGAGACGAGCTCAGAGCGATGAAGGCTGCACTATGGATCTTCGTGAAAAGCTCTCAAGGAGTGAGCAGCCTCCTCGTAGCCTTGATACAAGACCTCGTATGGCTGAGCCGAGGGATCGTCCTTTATCTTCATCAAGAACTGCTCGTGGTTCCTCTCAGATGATTTCATCAAGTAGTTCGCACCCTGCATGGGCTCTGGAAGATTTACGACGAAGGTCTCCAGAGAGATTTGTGGATACTTCCAGGGGTCGATCGCCGCCAAGAAATGCTGGAAGTTTCATTGGCATTCCAAGGGAACCTTCCCCTCCAAGAAATGGTAGAAGGATGATTGGCAGTGCAAGGGATAGATCACCTCCAAGAAGTGATGGAAGGATAATTGGCAGTCCAAGGGATATATCACCTCCAAGAGATGCTGGAAGGAGATTTGGCCCTCCAAGGGATCAGTCACCGCCAAGAAATGCTGGAAGGGTAACTGGCAGTCCAAGGGATAGATCACCTCCAAGAAATGCTGGAAGGAGAATGGGCCCTCCAAGGGATCAGTCACCGCCAAGGAGCACCAGAAGCTTCAGTAGTAATTCTAGGGCTCTGTCCCCAGCTAGAAATATGGGAAGCTACATGAGTTCTTCTCAGGGTTTTTCCCCTCCTAGGAATCCTAGAAGCTACATGGGTTCTTCCAGGGGTTCTCCCCCACGTAGTAACATTGAAGATTTTCATGGACGAAGCAGGATGCTTGATAATATGAGAGCATCGCCATATCCTGTTAGAGGTGTACTAAATGGTCAAGCGCCATCAAGTGGTGCTCCTTTCGCCAGGCCAATGTTACCTCCTCCAGTCCCAAACCCACATCCATTGCCTCCATTGAGCCAGCTTCCTCCACTTGGAAGTATTATGCAGAACAGTCCCTTCTCT GTGGACGAGCCTCTATCAGTTGATGGCTTTCTAAATTCAATTGGACTTGGAAAATACTCCCTTGCCTTTAAGAGAGAGGAAGTAAGTGTAccattattttcttatcttagaGCTTTGTGA
- a CDS encoding Sterile alpha motif (SAM) domain-containing protein produces MSEGSRRSRVTITLGRSGQVVNRAASDIDDGYELPRVGTKRSVKERLGNPLDSSVYGGEEVVSKRQRGEASFSGNDLQISRNDLRFKLMQKNAQRRAQSDEGCTMDLREKLSRSEQPPRSLDTRPRMAEPRDRPLSSSRTARGSSQMISSSSSHPAWALEDLRRRSPERFVDTSRGRSPPRNAGSFIGIPREPSPPRNGRRMIGSARDRSPPRNAGRRFGPPRDQSPPRNAGRVTGSPRDRSPPRNAGRRMGPPRDQSPPRSTRSFSSNSRALSPARNMGSYMSSSQGFSPPRNPRSYMGSSRGSPPRSNIEDFHGRSRMLDNMRASPYPVRGVLNGQAPSSGAPFARPMLPPPVPNPHPLPPLSQLPPLGSIMQNSPFSVDEPLSVDGFLNSIGLGKYSLAFKREEVDMTTIKQMKESDLKDLIIPMVLSFCFLSIENN; encoded by the exons ATGTCGGAAGGTTCGAGACGGAGTAGGGTTACTATAACTCTAGGTCGTAGCGGTCAG gtGGTGAATCGAGCTGCAAGTGATATAGATGATGGGTATGAGTTACCTAGAGTTGGGACTAAGCGGTCTGTCAAAGAGAGATTAGGGAATCCGTTAGATAGTTCTGTTTATGGTGGAGAAGAGGTGGTCAGTAAAAG GCAAAGAGGGGAAGCAAGTTTCAGTGGAAATG ATTTGCAGATCAGTCGAAATGATCTCCGATTCAAACTGATGCAAAAGAATGCCCAGAGACGAGCTCAGAGCGATGAAGGCTGCACTATGGATCTTCGTGAAAAGCTCTCAAGGAGTGAGCAGCCTCCTCGTAGCCTTGATACAAGACCTCGTATGGCTGAGCCGAGGGATCGTCCTTTATCTTCATCAAGAACTGCTCGTGGTTCCTCTCAGATGATTTCATCAAGTAGTTCGCACCCTGCATGGGCTCTGGAAGATTTACGACGAAGGTCTCCAGAGAGATTTGTGGATACTTCCAGGGGTCGATCGCCGCCAAGAAATGCTGGAAGTTTCATTGGCATTCCAAGGGAACCTTCCCCTCCAAGAAATGGTAGAAGGATGATTGGCAGTGCAAGGGATAGATCACCTCCAAGAA ATGCTGGAAGGAGATTTGGCCCTCCAAGGGATCAGTCACCGCCAAGAAATGCTGGAAGGGTAACTGGCAGTCCAAGGGATAGATCACCTCCAAGAAATGCTGGAAGGAGAATGGGCCCTCCAAGGGATCAGTCACCGCCAAGGAGCACCAGAAGCTTCAGTAGTAATTCTAGGGCTCTGTCCCCAGCTAGAAATATGGGAAGCTACATGAGTTCTTCTCAGGGTTTTTCCCCTCCTAGGAATCCTAGAAGCTACATGGGTTCTTCCAGGGGTTCTCCCCCACGTAGTAACATTGAAGATTTTCATGGACGAAGCAGGATGCTTGATAATATGAGAGCATCGCCATATCCTGTTAGAGGTGTACTAAATGGTCAAGCGCCATCAAGTGGTGCTCCTTTCGCCAGGCCAATGTTACCTCCTCCAGTCCCAAACCCACATCCATTGCCTCCATTGAGCCAGCTTCCTCCACTTGGAAGTATTATGCAGAACAGTCCCTTCTCT GTGGACGAGCCTCTATCAGTTGATGGCTTTCTAAATTCAATTGGACTTGGAAAATACTCCCTTGCCTTTAAGAGAGAGGAA GTGGATATGACCACAATAAAGCAGATGAAAGAAAGTGATCTAAAAGATCTCATCATACCAATGGtactttccttttgtttcttatcgATCGAAAACAATTGA
- a CDS encoding Sterile alpha motif (SAM) domain-containing protein yields the protein MSEGSRRSRVTITLGRSGQVVNRAASDIDDGYELPRVGTKRSVKERLGNPLDSSVYGGEEVVSKRQRGEASFSGNDLQISRNDLRFKLMQKNAQRRAQSDEGCTMDLREKLSRSEQPPRSLDTRPRMAEPRDRPLSSSRTARGSSQMISSSSSHPAWALEDLRRRSPERFVDTSRGRSPPRNAGSFIGIPREPSPPRNGRRMIGSARDRSPPRSDGRIIGSPRDISPPRDAGRRFGPPRDQSPPRNAGRVTGSPRDRSPPRNAGRRMGPPRDQSPPRSTRSFSSNSRALSPARNMGSYMSSSQGFSPPRNPRSYMGSSRGSPPRSNIEDFHGRSRMLDNMRASPYPVRGVLNGQAPSSGAPFARPMLPPPVPNPHPLPPLSQLPPLGSIMQNSPFSVRSLFFFSICG from the exons ATGTCGGAAGGTTCGAGACGGAGTAGGGTTACTATAACTCTAGGTCGTAGCGGTCAG gtGGTGAATCGAGCTGCAAGTGATATAGATGATGGGTATGAGTTACCTAGAGTTGGGACTAAGCGGTCTGTCAAAGAGAGATTAGGGAATCCGTTAGATAGTTCTGTTTATGGTGGAGAAGAGGTGGTCAGTAAAAG GCAAAGAGGGGAAGCAAGTTTCAGTGGAAATG ATTTGCAGATCAGTCGAAATGATCTCCGATTCAAACTGATGCAAAAGAATGCCCAGAGACGAGCTCAGAGCGATGAAGGCTGCACTATGGATCTTCGTGAAAAGCTCTCAAGGAGTGAGCAGCCTCCTCGTAGCCTTGATACAAGACCTCGTATGGCTGAGCCGAGGGATCGTCCTTTATCTTCATCAAGAACTGCTCGTGGTTCCTCTCAGATGATTTCATCAAGTAGTTCGCACCCTGCATGGGCTCTGGAAGATTTACGACGAAGGTCTCCAGAGAGATTTGTGGATACTTCCAGGGGTCGATCGCCGCCAAGAAATGCTGGAAGTTTCATTGGCATTCCAAGGGAACCTTCCCCTCCAAGAAATGGTAGAAGGATGATTGGCAGTGCAAGGGATAGATCACCTCCAAGAAGTGATGGAAGGATAATTGGCAGTCCAAGGGATATATCACCTCCAAGAGATGCTGGAAGGAGATTTGGCCCTCCAAGGGATCAGTCACCGCCAAGAAATGCTGGAAGGGTAACTGGCAGTCCAAGGGATAGATCACCTCCAAGAAATGCTGGAAGGAGAATGGGCCCTCCAAGGGATCAGTCACCGCCAAGGAGCACCAGAAGCTTCAGTAGTAATTCTAGGGCTCTGTCCCCAGCTAGAAATATGGGAAGCTACATGAGTTCTTCTCAGGGTTTTTCCCCTCCTAGGAATCCTAGAAGCTACATGGGTTCTTCCAGGGGTTCTCCCCCACGTAGTAACATTGAAGATTTTCATGGACGAAGCAGGATGCTTGATAATATGAGAGCATCGCCATATCCTGTTAGAGGTGTACTAAATGGTCAAGCGCCATCAAGTGGTGCTCCTTTCGCCAGGCCAATGTTACCTCCTCCAGTCCCAAACCCACATCCATTGCCTCCATTGAGCCAGCTTCCTCCACTTGGAAGTATTATGCAGAACAGTCCCTTCTCTGTAAgatctttattcttcttctcaatttgTGGAtga